The DNA window GGGCATATCTTTGCCCTTGAAACCGGACTTTCCTCTGATCCGGACATGAACCGGATGATCTCGGCCCTTGACCGGTTTTCATTGATCTCAAATTCCGACTGCCATTCGCCTTCCAAACTTGGCCGCGAGGCAAATATATTCACCACCTCCTTTGATTTTTTCCACATGCGCGAGGCACTCAAAGATCCCCAAAAAGGCTTTAAGGAAACAATAGAGTTCTATCCTGAAGAAGGCAAATACCATATGGATGGGCACCGGAAATGCCAGGTCTGCCTGGAGCCTCTTGAAACCAGAAAAATAAATGCCGTCTGCCCGGTGTGCGGCAAACCGCTTACCGTGGGGGTTGCCCACCGGGTCATGGAGCTCGCTGATCGGGACAAACCCTATTACGCACCGGATACTCCCGGGTTCAAGAGCCTCATTCCCCTTGCCGAGGTGCTGGGTGAAATACTGGGCTGCGGCCCGGCGACCAAGGGGGTGATGACCCAGTATGCCAAGGTGATATCGCGCTTCGGATCCGAATTCAATATCTTCTTCAAAACCCCGGTGGAAGACCTGAAACAATTCACGCCGGTGCTGGCCGAGGCGATCCAGCGAATCAGGGAAAACAAGGTGATCAGAAAACCGGGATTTGACGGGGAATTCGGGGTGATCAAGGTTTTTGAGGAAGGCGAGCTTGATTCCCTGGCCGGGCAGATCGCCCTTTTTACCGGGAAAAAGCCCGCTCAAAAAACCTCCGGTAAAACTAAAACCACCCCGCTTCCAGCACTCAAAAAAAACTGCGCTGCCAAAGATCTGGAAAAATCGATCAATCCTGAGCAACGCAAGGCGATCACCAGCAAATCAAGAAAGATTGTGGTTACCGCTGGACCTGGGACCGGCAAAACCTTCACCCTGGTTGAGCGGATAAAAAAACAGATCGCAGACAGGCCGTCTTCAATCCATAAAACCTGCGCCATCACCTTTACAAACCGCGCCGCCAGCGAGATGAAAGAACGTCTCGAAAAAGAGATCGGCACGGATTGTCAAAAAATATTTATCGGCACCTTTCACCGATTCTGCCTTGACCATCTCCGGAAAGATTCTCCTGAGCTGACCATCGTCGGAGATGAGACCCGGAACCTTTTTATCCGACGAATCTTTCCTGATTGGAACAAACAGCGCCAAACGGAATTTATCAGTACATTGCAGACCTTTTTTGAGGACTTTACCGCAACGGAAAATGCCGCACCAAAAGCAGAAGCGGCGATCATTTGTTATCTTGACGAACTTGAGCGCCAGGGGGCAATCGACCTTGATGCAGTAATTCCGTTCTTTGTCAACCGCCTGAAGAGTAATCCGGCGTTGCGGACAGCGGTGAGCGAATGCGTCGGCAATCTGTATGTGGATGAATTCCAGGATATGAATAAAACCCAATACGAACTCGTGCTGCTCCTGGCTGGCCATGCAGAAGTTTTTGTCATTGGGGATCCGGACCAGGCAATCTACGGATTCCGCGGCAGTGACCTTGAATTCTTCTTCCGGTTTTCGAACCTTCCTGAAACGGAGAAACTGAAACTATGCCGTAATTACCGGTCCGCTGCCGGCCTGATTGAAGCGGCATCAACACTCATCAGCCATAATACCCGCAAGGAAGATTCCAGGCTGCACCCCGAAAGCTGCGACCAGGGATTTATAGAATATTTTCAAGCCCCCACCGCCAGGGCGGAAGCGGAATTCGTAGTCAAAAGAATCGAACAACTCATGGGAGGAATCAGCCATTTCTCCATGGAGTCGGGACGCGGCGGCGATGGCAAGACGCCTGAAACAAGTTTCGGCGATATCGCGGTCCTTTACCGGCTCACCAGGCTCGCCGATGATCTGGCAGAAGCCCTTGAACGTCGGGGAATCCCTTTCCAGCTCATCGGCGGCACGCCGTTTTTCATGAAACCGGAAATCAGGCCATTGTATTATTTCATCCAGGCAGCCGCGGGATCGGCTTTTTCTGCGGACTTTACCGCCCTTCTTAAATCCCGAAAAGGGGTCGGCAATGTCACAATAAAAGAACTGGAAAAACTGCCGCTGCGCTGTGATGATTTTTTTGCCGAAGCCGCGTCTCTTGATATCCCCCGGGAAGCCAAAGCCCTTTTCCTGTGCCTTGAGTCCGCTTTGAAACAATTAAAGACCTCAGGCATGTCAATGCCGGAAGCATTAATAAATGCATTACACTATCTTGAAATCCCTGCGGGCAGCCATGAAACAAAAAGACTCCTGGAACTTGCCGGCGTCTTCGGCAAAGACCTGCACGCTCTGGCAAGGCATCTCGAACAGAATGCCCGGGCAACTGTTTATGATGAACGCGCTGAAGCGGTGGCACTCATGACCACTCACGCCGCTAAAGGCCTTGAATTCCCGTACGTCTTTATTGCCGGGCTCGAAGAAGGACTCCTGCCGTATAATTATGGGGACCGGATCTGTGATATTGAAGAGGAGCGCCGCCTTTTTTACGTCGGCTGCACCCGGGCAAAAAACGGGCTGATACTGACATCTTCAGCAACCAGAATGCTGTTCGGCAAAAACATGATTGAAGCCCCATCGCGATTTATCGGAGAAATTCCGTCTTCATTGTTGACTGTTCTGAAAACAGATACAAGGCCGAAAAAGGCAAAAGAAAATCCACAGATGAAACTGTTCTAATCCGCATTTCTCAGGAACATTTCAGCATTAACTGTAAATGGCCTGAAAATAATGGGTTACAAGAAAGTAGGCAGGTAATTGCTATGAACAGCGTGTAAAAGATATCTCAATTAAATAAACTGCTGAAAAGTTCGCCAAAGGCAAGCCGATACCGCCGCATCTCCTTTAGCGCAGGAAGTTCGGCATATTCATATATTGCCAAACTCCCTGCCCTGCGGACCTGCAACTGTCTCGACTTGTGAGAAATGCGGACTAGAAATGATATGAAAACAATAGATGACCAACCGATTCAACAGAAAATAAAAATAGGCTCCGCCAGTGTCGGCCTCATCGGCCTTGACATTGCCATTAATACTGTCCTGACAAAGGATATATCAGAACAAGACGCCGCATCCTTTCTTTATGATGCAATCCGGGGAAAAAATTATATCCCGGCAGGCTCGGAAGCTGCCTACAGAGAGGCGCTCAGAAAAGAATATCTGCGCCATAAAAACCAAACAGCAAGCCCTGACAGCACCATGGTCATCCGGATACTCGGCCCGGCATGCGTCAGCTGCAACAAGATCGGCATCATGGTCATTGAAGCCCTGCAGAAACTGAACATTGCCGCTGATGTTGAAAACATCCACGAACTGGATGAGATCTGGCGCTACGGGGTCACCACAACCCCGGCGCTGATTATCAACAATCAACTCAAAAGCGCCGGAAGACTGCCCATGCCGGTGGAAGTTGAGGACTGGATCAAAGAAGCGTTAGAGTGAATAGTGAATCGTAAATAGTGACGAGTTACGAGTTAAAAACAAACACCAATCAACACTTGTCACTTGTCACTTTCCACTTTAAAAGGAAAATCCGGAGCATCAATCAGTTTCCGCATTCTCTTTTTCTTACCAGGGCTCGCCTGATGGAAATCAATGAGCTTTTGGACCGCCGCAAGCATCCCGGCCTCATCGGCTCTTCGCAAAACACGGCGACCGTTTCTCGGCATCGGTCCGCCCATGCCTCCGGCATATACATC is part of the Pseudomonadota bacterium genome and encodes:
- a CDS encoding UvrD-helicase domain-containing protein encodes the protein MEYIADLHIHSPFSRATSKLSDLPGLYSWAQIKGINLIGTGDFTHPGWFSRIKDLLEPAEPGFFKLKDENVPQAIPGTAPEPIPVRFVLSAEISSIYKRHDKVRKVHNIIFAPDLESAERINAKLASIGNIESDGRPILGLDSRNLLEIVLEKAPEGFLVPAHIWTPWFSLFGSKSGFDAIEDCFGDLTGHIFALETGLSSDPDMNRMISALDRFSLISNSDCHSPSKLGREANIFTTSFDFFHMREALKDPQKGFKETIEFYPEEGKYHMDGHRKCQVCLEPLETRKINAVCPVCGKPLTVGVAHRVMELADRDKPYYAPDTPGFKSLIPLAEVLGEILGCGPATKGVMTQYAKVISRFGSEFNIFFKTPVEDLKQFTPVLAEAIQRIRENKVIRKPGFDGEFGVIKVFEEGELDSLAGQIALFTGKKPAQKTSGKTKTTPLPALKKNCAAKDLEKSINPEQRKAITSKSRKIVVTAGPGTGKTFTLVERIKKQIADRPSSIHKTCAITFTNRAASEMKERLEKEIGTDCQKIFIGTFHRFCLDHLRKDSPELTIVGDETRNLFIRRIFPDWNKQRQTEFISTLQTFFEDFTATENAAPKAEAAIICYLDELERQGAIDLDAVIPFFVNRLKSNPALRTAVSECVGNLYVDEFQDMNKTQYELVLLLAGHAEVFVIGDPDQAIYGFRGSDLEFFFRFSNLPETEKLKLCRNYRSAAGLIEAASTLISHNTRKEDSRLHPESCDQGFIEYFQAPTARAEAEFVVKRIEQLMGGISHFSMESGRGGDGKTPETSFGDIAVLYRLTRLADDLAEALERRGIPFQLIGGTPFFMKPEIRPLYYFIQAAAGSAFSADFTALLKSRKGVGNVTIKELEKLPLRCDDFFAEAASLDIPREAKALFLCLESALKQLKTSGMSMPEALINALHYLEIPAGSHETKRLLELAGVFGKDLHALARHLEQNARATVYDERAEAVALMTTHAAKGLEFPYVFIAGLEEGLLPYNYGDRICDIEEERRLFYVGCTRAKNGLILTSSATRMLFGKNMIEAPSRFIGEIPSSLLTVLKTDTRPKKAKENPQMKLF
- a CDS encoding thioredoxin family protein — protein: MKTIDDQPIQQKIKIGSASVGLIGLDIAINTVLTKDISEQDAASFLYDAIRGKNYIPAGSEAAYREALRKEYLRHKNQTASPDSTMVIRILGPACVSCNKIGIMVIEALQKLNIAADVENIHELDEIWRYGVTTTPALIINNQLKSAGRLPMPVEVEDWIKEALE